The genomic region ACGCCGCGGGCGAAGTTCGCCGCCTGCAGGACCGGAATCCGCTCTGCGGCCTCGCGCAGGGCGGCGAGTTGCGCCTCGGAGAATCCCGTGGTGCCGACCACCGCCGGGACGCCGGCCTCCGCACAGTCGGCCACGTACGAAACGCTCGGGTCGGGCAGCGTGAAGTCGATGGTCGCGTCGGGCTCTCGCTCGGAGAGCAGCGTCGCGAACCCGTCGGCGGGGTGGACCTCGGTCCCCCCGGTCTCGCCGGTCGCACTGTGGCTCACCGGGAGGGGCTCGTGGCCCGCCTCACGCGCGGCGTCGATCACCTCGCGGCCCATCCGGCCCGTCGCGCCGGTCACGGCGACCCTCATGCCTCGAGTTCGACCGCGGGCGACGATTCGAGTTCGTCGAGCAGGTCCCCGAGTTCCTCGCGAACCCCCTCGGAGGCCCGCGAGAGCGGCGAGCGCAGGTGCGGCCCGCAGTGTCCGCGGATCGCCATCGCCTCCTTGACCGGGATGGGGTTGGACTCGGCGAACAGCGTCCGCATCAGCCCCCCGAGTTCGTGGTGCAGCGAGCGGGCACGCTCGTAATCGCCTGCCAGCGCCGCACCGGCCATCGCGCAGGTGCGCTCGGGTTCGACGTTCGCGACGACGCTGATGGCGCCGGTGCCACCCACGGAAAGGGTGGGCAGGGTCATCGCGTCGTCGCCCGAGAGCACCGTGAAGTTCGCCTCGCGGGTGCGCTCGACGACCTCGCTGATCCGCCCGAGGTCGCCGCTCGCGGCCTTGTACCCGACGACGTTCTCGTGCTCGGCGAGCGAGACGGCGGTCTCGACCGCGATGTTCCGCCCAGTGCGCCCGGGTACGTTGTAGACGATCTGTGGCAGGTCGACCGCGTCGGCAATCGTCCTGTAGTGGTGTTCCATCCCCTCGGGTTCGGGGCGGTTGTAGTACGGCGAGATGAGGAGCAGGCCGTCGGCGCCCGCCTCGGCGGAGCGCTCGGAGAGTTCGAGCGCTTCCGCGGTGTTGTTCGACCCGCTGCCGGCGATCACGGGGACGTCCTCGACCGCGCCGCT from Halalkalicoccus sp. NIPERK01 harbors:
- the dapA gene encoding 4-hydroxy-tetrahydrodipicolinate synthase, which encodes MTAHDTFSGVFPAMVTPFHDDGSIDFDSLAADAQRLERAGVDGLVPVGSTGESATLTHDEHVQVVETVSGAVEDVPVIAGSGSNNTAEALELSERSAEAGADGLLLISPYYNRPEPEGMEHHYRTIADAVDLPQIVYNVPGRTGRNIAVETAVSLAEHENVVGYKAASGDLGRISEVVERTREANFTVLSGDDAMTLPTLSVGGTGAISVVANVEPERTCAMAGAALAGDYERARSLHHELGGLMRTLFAESNPIPVKEAMAIRGHCGPHLRSPLSRASEGVREELGDLLDELESSPAVELEA